A part of Kitasatospora acidiphila genomic DNA contains:
- a CDS encoding class I SAM-dependent methyltransferase, with product MNRKTPARGEVAAASGPTRRGAVLADFATALRWVSRRRPAGLRELVRPGSVCLEVRAEPHLVTWTLSILAGPTGQVHCLEPLRSTPRWLTVAGALFGRRNIVVHRSLPARASEPGTLRLPAPAGSADIVDVFCRQLSLERVDFINVGVTEAAVVLGSFSTLLRHRPALLVELEDRVCQDSGIESAVLVRGLTNTLGYLMYRWQGRQWQPVTEATTACGSYLFTSRPILLLGA from the coding sequence ATGAACCGCAAGACGCCCGCCCGGGGCGAGGTGGCAGCAGCCAGCGGTCCGACACGCCGGGGAGCGGTCCTTGCGGACTTCGCGACGGCCCTGAGATGGGTCTCCCGGCGGCGGCCGGCCGGCCTGCGGGAGCTGGTCCGACCGGGCTCGGTCTGCCTGGAGGTGCGGGCCGAACCGCACCTCGTCACCTGGACGTTGTCGATCCTCGCCGGCCCGACCGGGCAGGTGCACTGCCTCGAACCGCTGCGTTCGACGCCCCGGTGGCTCACCGTCGCCGGGGCACTGTTCGGCCGTCGCAACATCGTGGTGCATCGCTCGCTGCCGGCTCGGGCGAGCGAGCCCGGAACCCTCCGGCTGCCCGCGCCCGCTGGTTCCGCCGACATCGTGGACGTGTTCTGCCGTCAGCTCAGCCTGGAGCGGGTCGACTTCATCAACGTCGGCGTGACCGAGGCTGCGGTGGTGCTCGGCTCGTTCAGCACCTTGCTGCGCCACCGGCCCGCCCTCCTGGTGGAGTTGGAGGATCGTGTCTGCCAGGACAGCGGCATCGAGTCGGCGGTCCTGGTACGCGGGCTCACCAACACCCTCGGATATCTGATGTACCGGTGGCAGGGCCGGCAGTGGCAGCCCGTGACCGAGGCGACCACGGCCTGCGGCAGCTACCTGTTCACCAGCCGCCCGATCCTGCTGCTCGGCGCGTGA
- a CDS encoding LacI family DNA-binding transcriptional regulator — protein sequence MTVLIEAIRLPEESPRSQGPDAEHVARLAELDQPLPPILLERDTMRVIDGVHRVLAAKARGQLSIEAEFFDGGQADAFLRAVEANVSHGLPLSQEDRRAAADRILRSHPHLSDRAIGRVAGLGTKAVAALRRNSAGASLQPEMRLGRDGRVRPVSGEAGRQRVAEIIAQLPQASLREVARLAGVSPATVSAVRRRLVAGESPQAGRTVAATATSPVRRQPVRRTPQECSDPAAVLEKLVRDPSLRHKAEGRQLLRLLRQNAIGTEEWSELTAAVPAHCGELVVDLARQCAEIWLEFAQEVDARMRTTERLAANG from the coding sequence GTGACGGTGCTGATCGAGGCGATCCGGCTGCCGGAGGAGTCGCCGCGATCCCAGGGGCCGGATGCCGAGCACGTCGCCCGGCTCGCCGAGCTGGACCAGCCGCTGCCGCCGATCCTGCTCGAGCGGGACACCATGCGGGTGATCGACGGCGTGCACCGGGTGCTGGCGGCGAAGGCGCGCGGTCAGCTGAGCATCGAGGCCGAGTTCTTCGACGGCGGCCAGGCCGACGCCTTCCTCCGGGCGGTGGAGGCCAACGTCTCGCACGGGCTGCCGCTGTCCCAGGAGGACCGGCGCGCGGCAGCGGATCGGATCCTGCGTTCGCATCCGCACCTGTCGGACCGGGCGATCGGTCGGGTGGCCGGGCTCGGCACCAAGGCGGTGGCGGCCCTGCGCCGGAACTCGGCCGGTGCGTCACTCCAGCCCGAGATGCGGCTGGGGCGGGACGGCCGGGTGCGGCCGGTCAGTGGCGAGGCGGGGCGGCAGCGGGTGGCGGAAATCATCGCCCAGCTGCCACAGGCCTCGCTGCGGGAGGTGGCCAGGCTCGCCGGCGTCTCGCCCGCGACCGTGAGCGCGGTCCGCCGCCGACTGGTGGCCGGCGAGTCGCCGCAGGCGGGCCGGACGGTGGCCGCCACCGCGACCAGCCCGGTCCGCCGACAGCCGGTGCGACGCACCCCCCAGGAGTGCTCGGACCCGGCGGCGGTGCTGGAGAAGCTGGTTCGCGATCCGTCGTTGCGGCACAAGGCGGAGGGCCGGCAACTGCTGAGGCTGCTGCGGCAGAATGCGATCGGCACCGAGGAGTGGTCCGAACTGACGGCGGCCGTGCCCGCGCACTGCGGTGAGCTGGTGGTCGACCTGGCGCGGCAGTGCGCGGAGATCTGGCTGGAGTTCGCCCAGGAGGTGGACGCCCGGATGCGGACCACCGAGCGTTTGGCGGCAAACGGCTGA
- a CDS encoding bifunctional 5,10-methylenetetrahydrofolate dehydrogenase/5,10-methenyltetrahydrofolate cyclohydrolase, whose amino-acid sequence MTATELKGGPLATQIRADVAERAAKLTEQGRTPRLAVVTATDDEASAWYVRSIAKAAGKVGISCDIVDLGPQATTAEITATLERLSADDTVHGLMLQTPLPAGARLEELAGAIDFAKDVDGASPLSLGRLAAGLPAFAPATAEAVLTILEHYQVELQGKHVAVVGRSTVVGKPAAHLLLDRNATVTVCHSRTADLAAVTSTADVVVAAVGRTALITPAHVRPGATVIDVGTNPTEDGGLAGDVDPAVAETAGALTPVPGGVGPVTTALLLRHTVEAAEH is encoded by the coding sequence GTGACCGCGACCGAGCTGAAGGGTGGCCCGCTGGCCACTCAGATCCGTGCCGACGTCGCCGAGCGCGCCGCCAAGCTGACCGAGCAGGGCCGCACCCCGCGGCTCGCCGTGGTCACCGCCACCGACGACGAGGCCAGCGCCTGGTACGTGCGCTCGATCGCCAAGGCCGCCGGCAAGGTCGGCATCAGCTGCGACATCGTGGACCTCGGTCCGCAGGCGACCACCGCGGAGATCACCGCCACCCTGGAGCGGCTGAGCGCCGACGACACGGTGCACGGCCTGATGCTGCAGACCCCGCTGCCGGCCGGCGCCCGACTGGAGGAGCTGGCCGGGGCGATCGACTTCGCCAAGGACGTGGACGGCGCCAGCCCGCTGTCGCTCGGCCGACTGGCCGCCGGTCTGCCGGCCTTCGCCCCGGCCACCGCCGAGGCCGTGCTCACCATCCTGGAGCACTACCAGGTCGAGCTTCAGGGCAAGCACGTGGCAGTGGTCGGCCGCTCCACCGTGGTCGGCAAGCCCGCCGCGCACCTGCTGCTGGACCGCAACGCCACCGTGACGGTCTGCCACTCGCGCACCGCCGACCTGGCCGCGGTGACCAGCACCGCCGACGTGGTGGTGGCCGCCGTCGGCCGGACCGCCCTGATCACCCCGGCGCACGTCCGCCCCGGCGCCACCGTCATCGACGTGGGCACCAACCCGACCGAGGACGGCGGCCTGGCCGGCGACGTCGACCCCGCGGTCGCCGAGACCGCCGGCGCGCTGACCCCGGTGCCGGGCGGCGTCGGCCCGGTCACCACCGCGCTGCTGCTGCGCCACACGGTGGAGGCCGCCGAGCACTGA
- a CDS encoding cyclodeaminase/cyclohydrolase family protein: MRDLTIGEFLQQLGARVPAPGGGASAALHAAQSAALLCMVARYTTGERYADVQDAIARILAEAEELGATALRLAEEDAAAFTAVTDAYGLPKGTPEEKAARSAAIAGALVGAAQPPADTIAAARRLVALGEELAPIGNRNVLTDVAAATEAARAAATTARVNVEINLGGIKDEAARAELLAAIADVDQIAAAAEAVTTAVRKEITK, encoded by the coding sequence ATGCGCGACCTGACCATCGGCGAGTTCCTGCAGCAACTGGGGGCGCGGGTGCCGGCCCCCGGCGGTGGGGCGAGCGCCGCCCTGCACGCGGCGCAGAGCGCCGCCCTGCTGTGCATGGTGGCCCGCTACACCACCGGCGAGCGCTACGCCGACGTGCAGGACGCGATCGCCCGGATCCTCGCCGAGGCCGAGGAGCTGGGCGCCACCGCGCTGCGCCTCGCCGAGGAGGACGCGGCCGCCTTCACCGCCGTCACCGACGCCTACGGGCTGCCCAAGGGCACCCCCGAGGAGAAGGCCGCCCGCTCGGCCGCGATCGCTGGTGCCCTGGTCGGCGCCGCCCAGCCGCCGGCCGACACCATCGCCGCGGCCCGCCGCCTGGTCGCGCTCGGCGAGGAGCTGGCGCCGATCGGCAACCGCAATGTGCTCACCGACGTCGCCGCCGCCACCGAGGCGGCACGCGCCGCGGCCACCACCGCCCGGGTGAACGTCGAGATCAACCTCGGCGGGATCAAGGACGAGGCGGCCCGGGCCGAGCTGCTCGCCGCCATCGCCGACGTCGACCAGATCGCCGCCGCGGCCGAAGCCGTCACCACCGCGGTGCGAAAGGAGATCACCAAGTGA
- a CDS encoding PIG-L deacetylase family protein, with translation MSEPALPPLQPLDEDWDRALAVVAHPDDMEYGAAAAVARWTAQGKTVVYAMVTSGEAGIDGIDPAESGPLREAEQIASAALVGVDTVEFLHHPDGVLEYGLPLRRDIARLIRRHRPEIVITTNFRDTYGGTVPNQADHIAAGRATLDAIRDAGNRWVFRELLEEGHQPWDGVRQLWAAASPVGEHGVDTTDYFEAGVASLEAHAAYLAGLGGQMGDAREFLESMSRGNGSRLGTRFAASFEALPLKF, from the coding sequence ATGTCCGAGCCCGCCCTGCCCCCGCTGCAGCCCCTCGACGAGGACTGGGACCGCGCCCTCGCCGTGGTCGCCCACCCGGACGACATGGAGTACGGCGCGGCGGCGGCCGTGGCCCGCTGGACCGCCCAGGGCAAGACCGTCGTCTACGCCATGGTGACCAGCGGCGAGGCCGGCATCGACGGGATCGACCCGGCCGAGAGCGGGCCGCTGCGCGAGGCCGAGCAGATCGCCTCGGCCGCCCTGGTCGGGGTGGACACCGTGGAGTTCCTGCACCACCCCGACGGCGTGCTGGAGTACGGGCTGCCGCTGCGCCGCGACATCGCCCGGCTGATCCGCCGCCACCGCCCGGAGATCGTGATCACCACCAACTTCCGCGACACCTACGGTGGCACGGTGCCCAACCAGGCCGACCACATCGCCGCCGGCCGGGCCACCCTGGACGCGATCCGCGACGCCGGCAACCGCTGGGTCTTCCGCGAACTGCTGGAGGAGGGGCACCAGCCCTGGGACGGCGTGCGCCAGCTCTGGGCCGCCGCCTCCCCGGTCGGCGAGCACGGGGTTGACACCACCGACTACTTCGAGGCCGGCGTCGCCTCGCTGGAGGCGCACGCCGCCTACCTGGCCGGGCTGGGCGGCCAAATGGGTGACGCCCGGGAGTTCCTGGAGTCGATGAGCCGGGGCAACGGCTCGCGACTGGGCACCCGGTTCGCGGCCTCCTTCGAGGCGCTGCCGCTGAAGTTCTGA
- a CDS encoding MMPL family transporter: protein MPTLLHRLGRLAYRHRRRVLALWLAAIAAVVGCMLAFGGPGKLDDTFTIPGSQSQQALDRLKTDFPAFSGTSAQVVFTAPAGHKVTDPPEQAAIHAALTAAQSAPQVAKVVDPAAAHAVSADGSTAIAQVQYEVTSGGLKSGSVDQLRTAVDSAQQSGLDVQVGGNAAQTKAKQGASDLIGVGVAMLVLALTFGSLLSAGLPLLSAIAGVATAIAGVLAFTGVTAISSTAQSLALMIGLAVGIDYALFIVSRHRAQLAHGTTPEESAALAVGTAGSAVVFAGLTVVIAMAGLTVVGIPYLTVMGLSAAAAVLIAVLVAITLLPALLGFAGARLKPRPRSRAMRREQALARTDGRPANAGERWFRLVTRRPLITIALVLAAVGALAWPAHSLRMALPDNGTAPAHSSERLAYDQISKEFGPGFNGPLLVLADTSHSADPSAATHQIVDSIKALPGVSAVGNPVANPAAHTALIQVVPTGGPADQSTKDLVSAIRGDAATITQQTGATIGVTGTTAVSIDVSAKLNAALIPFAAVVVGLSLLLLLLVFRSLVVPLKAAAGFLLSIAATLGAAVGVFQWGHFAHLIGVDKAGPVSSFLPIILLAVLFGLAMDYEVFLVSRMREAYVHHRQPLRAVHEGARHSARVVTAAALIMIAVFASFLGSDSLMLKQIALALAIGVALDAFVIRMTFVPAVLALTRHAAWWLPRRLARLLPDLDIEGERLQHRTGQPEATVHQLHPTAGR from the coding sequence ATGCCGACCCTGCTCCACCGCCTCGGGCGTCTCGCCTACCGCCATCGACGGCGCGTCCTCGCGCTCTGGCTGGCGGCGATCGCCGCAGTCGTCGGCTGCATGCTCGCCTTCGGCGGCCCAGGCAAGCTCGACGACACCTTCACCATCCCCGGCTCCCAGTCGCAGCAGGCGCTGGACCGCCTGAAGACCGACTTCCCGGCCTTCTCCGGCACCAGCGCCCAGGTGGTCTTCACCGCCCCGGCCGGCCACAAGGTCACCGACCCGCCGGAGCAGGCCGCCATCCACGCCGCGCTCACCGCCGCCCAGTCCGCGCCCCAGGTGGCCAAGGTGGTCGACCCGGCCGCCGCGCACGCCGTCTCCGCCGACGGCAGCACCGCGATCGCCCAGGTGCAGTACGAGGTCACCTCGGGCGGGCTGAAGTCCGGCTCGGTGGACCAGCTGCGCACCGCGGTCGACAGCGCCCAGCAGTCCGGCCTCGACGTCCAGGTCGGCGGCAACGCGGCCCAGACCAAGGCCAAGCAGGGCGCCAGCGACCTGATCGGGGTCGGCGTGGCCATGCTGGTCCTGGCGCTGACCTTCGGCTCGCTGCTCAGCGCCGGACTGCCGCTGCTCAGCGCGATCGCCGGGGTGGCCACCGCGATCGCCGGAGTGCTCGCCTTCACCGGCGTCACCGCCATCTCGTCCACCGCGCAGAGCCTGGCCCTGATGATCGGACTGGCGGTCGGCATCGACTACGCGCTCTTCATCGTCAGCCGGCACCGCGCCCAACTCGCCCACGGCACCACCCCTGAAGAGTCGGCCGCACTGGCCGTCGGCACCGCCGGCAGCGCGGTGGTCTTCGCCGGCCTCACCGTGGTGATCGCCATGGCCGGCCTCACCGTGGTCGGCATCCCCTACCTGACCGTGATGGGCCTGAGCGCCGCCGCCGCGGTCCTCATCGCCGTGCTGGTCGCGATCACCCTGCTGCCCGCCCTGCTCGGCTTCGCCGGCGCCCGGCTGAAGCCCCGCCCGCGCTCCCGGGCGATGCGCCGCGAACAGGCCCTGGCCCGCACCGACGGCCGCCCGGCCAACGCCGGGGAGCGCTGGTTCCGGCTGGTCACCCGCCGCCCGCTGATCACCATCGCCCTGGTACTGGCCGCCGTCGGAGCCCTCGCCTGGCCCGCGCACAGCCTGCGGATGGCGCTGCCCGACAACGGCACCGCGCCCGCCCACTCCTCCGAGCGCCTCGCCTACGACCAGATCAGCAAGGAGTTCGGCCCCGGCTTCAACGGCCCGCTGCTGGTGCTGGCCGACACCTCGCACAGCGCCGACCCGAGCGCGGCCACCCATCAGATCGTCGACTCGATCAAGGCACTGCCCGGCGTCAGCGCGGTCGGCAACCCGGTCGCCAACCCCGCCGCCCACACCGCGCTGATCCAGGTGGTCCCGACCGGCGGCCCCGCCGACCAGTCGACCAAGGACCTGGTCTCGGCGATCCGCGGCGACGCCGCCACGATCACCCAGCAGACCGGCGCGACCATCGGCGTCACCGGCACCACCGCCGTCAGCATCGACGTCTCGGCCAAGCTCAACGCGGCGCTGATCCCGTTCGCCGCGGTGGTGGTCGGCCTGTCGCTGCTCCTGCTGCTCCTGGTGTTCCGCTCGCTGGTGGTTCCGCTGAAGGCCGCCGCCGGGTTCCTGCTCTCCATCGCGGCCACCCTCGGCGCCGCGGTCGGCGTCTTCCAGTGGGGCCACTTCGCCCACCTGATCGGGGTGGACAAGGCCGGGCCGGTGAGCAGCTTCCTGCCGATCATCCTGCTCGCGGTGCTCTTCGGGCTGGCCATGGACTACGAGGTGTTCCTGGTCTCCCGGATGCGCGAGGCCTATGTGCACCACCGGCAGCCGCTGCGCGCGGTGCACGAAGGCGCCCGGCACAGCGCCCGGGTGGTCACCGCCGCCGCACTGATCATGATCGCGGTGTTCGCCTCGTTCCTCGGCTCGGACAGCCTGATGCTCAAGCAGATCGCCCTCGCCCTGGCGATCGGGGTGGCGCTGGACGCCTTCGTGATCCGGATGACCTTCGTGCCGGCCGTGCTCGCCCTCACCCGGCACGCCGCCTGGTGGCTGCCGCGCCGGTTGGCCCGGCTGCTGCCCGACCTCGACATCGAGGGCGAGCGGCTGCAGCACCGCACCGGGCAGCCGGAGGCGACGGTGCACCAGCTGCACCCGACCGCCGGCCGCTGA
- a CDS encoding cold-shock protein yields MVAGRVVRFDSSRGYGFIAPEGGGEDVFLHVNDMEIPESYVRSGLAVDFEVEEGDRGLKASAVRLALGPDGEPVTPPNTLVQRGVRSSAEEDSVCDALAVEEYTAEVTEVLLAAAPSLTGEQILLIRQGLLQSAKVHGWITG; encoded by the coding sequence ATGGTTGCTGGTCGTGTGGTGCGCTTCGACAGTTCTCGTGGCTACGGCTTCATTGCGCCGGAGGGCGGTGGCGAGGACGTCTTCCTCCATGTCAACGACATGGAAATTCCGGAGTCCTATGTCCGCTCGGGTCTCGCGGTCGATTTCGAGGTCGAGGAGGGGGACCGCGGGCTCAAGGCTTCGGCGGTCCGGCTCGCCCTGGGGCCGGACGGTGAGCCCGTCACGCCGCCGAACACCCTTGTGCAGCGAGGTGTCCGTTCGTCGGCCGAGGAGGACTCCGTCTGCGACGCGCTCGCTGTCGAGGAGTACACCGCCGAGGTGACCGAGGTGCTGCTGGCAGCGGCTCCGTCACTGACCGGCGAGCAGATCCTGCTGATCCGGCAGGGTCTGCTGCAGTCCGCGAAGGTCCACGGCTGGATCACCGGCTGA
- a CDS encoding transcriptional regulator, with product MTVPITSLLAGEPLRSAGHDVEHVMLLAGLESALPPILVERRTMKVIDGIHRLMAAFVKGRQSIEVEFYDGPAEDAFLRAVEANVSHGLPLSLADRRAAVERIISSHPALSDRAIARIAGVGAKTVAATRKRSTAADAQLDGRVGRDGRVRPVNGALGRLRVAELIAERPDASARELARIAGVSPATASDVRKRLRAGEGPLAAGVTTASAALDRQAVQGGRGSSARPLRLVQGDPTELLEKLLRDPSLRHKEEGRQLLRLLRQNSLGTHQWSELTAAVPPHCSDLVVSLARQYAATWQEFAQELDERVRSLSHRQEPPLAEALGS from the coding sequence GTGACGGTCCCGATCACCAGCTTGCTGGCGGGTGAGCCGCTCCGCTCGGCCGGGCATGACGTCGAGCACGTCATGCTGCTGGCCGGACTGGAGTCAGCCCTCCCGCCGATCCTGGTGGAGCGCCGCACCATGAAGGTGATCGACGGCATTCACCGGCTGATGGCAGCTTTCGTGAAGGGCCGTCAGAGCATCGAGGTCGAGTTCTACGACGGTCCCGCCGAGGACGCATTCCTGCGGGCGGTCGAGGCCAATGTGTCGCACGGCCTGCCGCTTTCGCTGGCCGATCGCCGGGCGGCGGTCGAACGGATCATCTCCTCGCACCCTGCCCTCTCCGACCGGGCGATCGCTCGGATCGCCGGCGTCGGCGCCAAGACGGTCGCCGCGACCCGCAAGCGTTCAACTGCGGCGGACGCGCAGTTGGACGGGCGGGTCGGCAGGGACGGCCGGGTGCGCCCGGTGAACGGAGCACTCGGCCGACTCCGGGTGGCCGAACTGATCGCGGAGCGCCCCGACGCCTCGGCGCGTGAACTCGCGCGGATCGCCGGCGTGTCACCGGCCACCGCCAGCGACGTGCGCAAGCGGCTGAGAGCGGGCGAGGGCCCGCTGGCCGCCGGCGTGACCACCGCCTCGGCCGCCCTGGACCGCCAGGCCGTCCAGGGCGGCCGCGGCAGCTCCGCCCGGCCGCTTCGGCTGGTCCAGGGCGACCCGACCGAGTTGCTGGAGAAGCTGCTCCGCGACCCGTCGCTGCGACACAAGGAGGAGGGCCGCCAACTGCTCCGGCTGCTGCGGCAGAACTCCCTCGGGACCCACCAGTGGTCCGAGCTGACCGCGGCCGTTCCCCCGCACTGCAGCGACCTGGTGGTCAGCCTGGCCCGGCAGTACGCGGCGACCTGGCAGGAGTTCGCCCAGGAACTGGACGAGCGGGTGCGATCACTGAGTCACCGTCAGGAGCCGCCGCTGGCAGAGGCGTTGGGCAGCTGA
- a CDS encoding NADPH-dependent F420 reductase, which yields MTEHCGRNRRAAPEERTMKIGIIGAGNIGGNLTRRFTALGHQVVVANSRGPQTLTELAAETGATAVPVTEVAKGAELVVVTIPLKAVPGLPEGVFAGAADGLVVVDTGNYYPQRDGRIAGIEDDGLTESRWTEGHLGHPVVKAFNSTYAQDFLERPRPAGDPDRMALPVAGDDAAAKQTVRALIEEIGFDTVDAGGLDDSWRQQPGTPAYGLRAGVPEVTKALAEASPERPADFRG from the coding sequence ATCACCGAGCACTGCGGCCGCAACCGCCGCGCAGCACCCGAGGAGCGCACCATGAAGATCGGCATCATCGGCGCCGGAAACATCGGCGGCAATCTCACCCGGCGGTTCACCGCCCTCGGACACCAGGTGGTGGTGGCCAACTCGCGCGGCCCGCAGACCCTGACCGAGCTCGCCGCCGAGACCGGCGCCACCGCGGTGCCGGTCACCGAGGTCGCCAAGGGCGCCGAGCTGGTCGTGGTCACCATCCCGCTGAAGGCCGTGCCGGGCCTGCCCGAGGGCGTCTTCGCGGGCGCGGCCGACGGCCTGGTCGTCGTCGACACCGGCAACTACTACCCGCAGCGCGACGGCCGGATCGCCGGGATCGAGGACGACGGCCTGACCGAGAGCCGATGGACCGAGGGCCACCTCGGCCACCCGGTGGTCAAGGCCTTCAACAGCACCTACGCCCAGGACTTCCTGGAGCGGCCGCGCCCGGCCGGCGATCCGGACCGGATGGCGCTGCCGGTGGCCGGCGACGACGCGGCGGCCAAGCAGACCGTGCGGGCCCTGATCGAGGAGATCGGCTTCGACACGGTGGACGCCGGCGGGCTCGACGACTCCTGGCGCCAGCAGCCCGGCACCCCGGCCTACGGCCTGCGGGCCGGCGTCCCGGAGGTCACCAAGGCGCTGGCCGAGGCGAGCCCGGAGCGCCCGGCGGACTTCCGCGGCTGA
- a CDS encoding thioesterase II family protein codes for MAATDRIDQVFCLPYAGGTSMIFTKWPRPVGGPSWRGLDYPGHLLTMRQAPATSIPQLAAGLLPRLLDQADGPYALFGVSLGALVGYELALAAEAAGRPPALLVLAACPAPCQLPWEPERFSGLDDEEFLAAFAEHYRGIDAELLADPAIRELVTPVLRKDVALYGDYAEAHRNRPPVPVAADLLVISGTEDITATAARAESWRAYSTGAVECLEVPGDHFFVDKRSAELTALLAERLGRIPAR; via the coding sequence ATGGCGGCAACGGACCGGATAGACCAGGTGTTCTGCCTGCCCTACGCGGGCGGCACCAGCATGATCTTCACCAAGTGGCCGCGCCCGGTCGGCGGCCCGAGCTGGCGCGGCCTCGACTATCCGGGCCACCTGCTGACGATGCGCCAGGCCCCGGCCACCTCAATCCCGCAGTTGGCGGCCGGGCTGCTCCCCAGGCTGCTGGACCAAGCCGACGGACCGTATGCGCTGTTCGGGGTGAGCCTGGGCGCGCTGGTCGGCTACGAGCTGGCCCTGGCCGCCGAGGCGGCCGGCCGCCCGCCCGCGCTGCTGGTGCTGGCCGCCTGCCCGGCCCCGTGCCAACTGCCCTGGGAGCCCGAGCGGTTCAGCGGCCTGGACGATGAGGAGTTCCTGGCCGCGTTCGCCGAGCACTACCGCGGAATCGACGCGGAGCTGCTCGCCGATCCGGCGATCCGCGAGCTGGTGACGCCGGTGCTGCGCAAGGACGTCGCGCTCTACGGCGACTACGCCGAGGCGCACCGCAACCGTCCCCCGGTGCCGGTCGCCGCCGATCTGCTGGTGATCAGCGGGACGGAGGACATCACGGCCACCGCGGCCCGGGCCGAGAGTTGGCGCGCCTACTCCACCGGCGCGGTGGAGTGCCTGGAGGTACCCGGCGACCACTTCTTCGTCGACAAGCGGTCGGCCGAGCTGACCGCCTTGCTGGCCGAACGGCTCGGGCGGATCCCGGCCCGCTGA
- a CDS encoding enoyl-CoA hydratase-related protein: MDACVAEWTDDLLRSAPLSVRAIKEAAMRSVDMPLAEAFAAEFVWERRRQRSTDVLEGPRAFAEKRGPVWLGH; the protein is encoded by the coding sequence TTGGACGCCTGCGTCGCCGAGTGGACCGACGACCTGCTGCGCAGTGCGCCGCTGTCGGTCCGGGCGATCAAGGAGGCGGCGATGCGGTCGGTGGACATGCCGCTCGCCGAGGCGTTCGCTGCCGAATTCGTCTGGGAGCGGCGGCGGCAGCGGAGCACGGACGTGCTGGAGGGTCCCCGGGCCTTCGCCGAGAAGCGCGGACCGGTGTGGCTTGGACACTGA
- a CDS encoding TetR family transcriptional regulator: protein METSEEPGRREQNRLRTHNALVQAANRLFKEQGYEATTVRDIAAAAGVGERTFFRYFPSKESLVVQQVRETIPLLAAEIRKRPAEEPPLVALREAILDMSTWHRTTPAILLVGPQPLSPDLTSRGGRFLLFDMEEAVVGAFMDRLDIPEPELPDRLRAAALGRAGVAALRSVRLAYTRLPEARKHEVDLIELVRIAFAAIGA, encoded by the coding sequence GTGGAGACCAGCGAAGAACCCGGACGCCGCGAACAGAACCGCCTGCGCACCCACAACGCCCTGGTGCAGGCCGCCAACCGGCTGTTCAAGGAGCAGGGGTACGAAGCCACCACGGTGCGCGACATCGCGGCCGCCGCCGGCGTGGGCGAGCGCACCTTCTTCCGCTACTTCCCGTCCAAGGAGAGCCTGGTGGTGCAGCAGGTCCGGGAGACCATCCCGCTGCTGGCCGCCGAGATCCGCAAGCGGCCCGCCGAGGAGCCGCCGCTGGTCGCGCTGCGCGAGGCGATTCTCGACATGTCGACCTGGCACCGGACCACTCCGGCGATCCTGCTGGTCGGCCCGCAGCCGCTCTCCCCCGACCTGACCAGCCGGGGCGGCCGGTTCCTGCTGTTCGACATGGAGGAGGCGGTGGTCGGCGCCTTCATGGACCGCCTCGACATCCCCGAGCCCGAGCTGCCCGACCGGCTGCGCGCCGCCGCACTGGGCCGCGCCGGGGTGGCCGCACTGCGCTCCGTCCGGCTCGCCTACACCCGGCTGCCCGAGGCCCGGAAGCACGAGGTGGACCTGATCGAGCTGGTCCGGATCGCCTTCGCCGCCATCGGCGCCTGA
- a CDS encoding metallophosphoesterase family protein — protein MESLQPDDPSDWLIIAGDVAERFDDIAWVFAVLRARFAEVIWSPGNHELWTHPNDRVQLRGEERYLKLVELARRLGVHTPEDPYPVFRGHGGPVVVAPLFTLYDYSFMAPGAATVEESLRLAHEAGVVCTDEFMLHPDPYPTRGDWCRARIELTERRLDAIDPALPTVLVNHYPLVREPTMVLRYPEFAQWCGTALTADWHLKYRAAAMIYGHLHIPRETWYDGVRFEEVSVGYPREWQKRERRTWLRQVLPSRQPA, from the coding sequence GTGGAGTCGCTGCAGCCTGATGACCCGTCGGACTGGCTGATCATCGCCGGCGACGTGGCCGAGCGTTTCGACGACATCGCCTGGGTGTTCGCCGTGCTGCGGGCGCGGTTCGCCGAGGTGATCTGGTCCCCCGGCAACCACGAGCTGTGGACCCATCCGAACGACCGGGTGCAGCTGCGCGGCGAGGAGCGCTACCTCAAACTGGTCGAACTCGCCCGCCGGTTGGGCGTGCACACCCCCGAGGACCCGTACCCGGTGTTCCGCGGCCACGGCGGCCCGGTGGTGGTGGCCCCGCTCTTCACGCTCTACGACTACTCGTTCATGGCCCCCGGCGCCGCCACCGTCGAGGAGTCGCTGCGCCTGGCCCACGAGGCCGGGGTGGTCTGCACCGACGAGTTCATGCTGCACCCGGATCCCTACCCGACCCGGGGCGACTGGTGCCGGGCCCGGATCGAGCTGACCGAGCGCCGGCTCGACGCGATCGACCCGGCGCTGCCCACCGTGCTGGTCAACCACTATCCCCTGGTCCGCGAGCCCACCATGGTGCTGCGCTACCCGGAGTTCGCCCAGTGGTGCGGCACCGCGCTGACCGCCGACTGGCACCTCAAGTACCGCGCCGCCGCCATGATCTACGGCCACCTGCACATCCCCAGGGAGACCTGGTACGACGGGGTGCGCTTCGAGGAGGTCTCGGTGGGCTACCCGCGCGAGTGGCAGAAGCGGGAGCGGCGCACCTGGCTGCGGCAGGTGCTGCCGTCCCGTCAACCGGCCTGA